In one Magallana gigas chromosome 7, xbMagGiga1.1, whole genome shotgun sequence genomic region, the following are encoded:
- the LOC117684475 gene encoding NFX1-type zinc finger-containing protein 1 isoform X1, translating into MGKRKRTWSDNYQSCSKRYRKEEFTNFRQFIHEAPDALRQIKGTKRVCSHRDLLAILQSCTQETSIKMVDCSSELTKVDSTLYERNNLESGDIIWIINILASAINDQPELVCSIIERSNFFERSDVSGMVLKSAATDCYKLKGWTKDFITLLVSVPRQYTSKNMFFKTIFRLLSKSECINDSLVIEEIIKTFRNLKVKEKDIQDDSQTQLPAPGCIEDILCDLITWTIFPTREMVVNDKYPPRWPRDLKTLRIPYVNSAHYLMEQFSMFLEDFIGPLRKGIQNFIKYAQSKQPQGRFRDKDIWIYKRVCLLGNKCIEGSGVCLEVQFDTSTMKKMRWGANKRLQYGNVVCLTVDDSSELIYALVANRDLKQLTEGRTFLKILEENPDIIHKFRRMHTSRLVMIEGKSFFETYNHTLKSLQNLAMKMLGGNENIPFAKYFVNLNSEVLEPLYMQSKNNEEITLDFSCLVHTEQNFSTLYKKVPILEVEKWPTREEMYLNEDQYEALKKCLTKEVGILQGPPGTGKTWMGVRIVEFLINNFRNMFDIAERRPILLLSHTNHALDQFFAKLLELKSIKRILAQMGYRKPFVRVGQRCGNEQVMEYSINAHRKQYRQNTKYWSGTLKEMRKSLKSVDYIDTLLEFLQEGIVSVDFLKSEEIILQKHIFSLTHNPSFVPKNNGILGTWLGINENEVRYNHGNETQAVDRTEMELDNMFPQETERKFLDDNDKNEVAKRNILKAISPLFVLSRLHFLPNEYHMLQKSKRSAFAYIRNMLRNQNDFMPDETVRRLENVWDLKYKDRWRLYKFWIRNITFKLKNRRKHIVELFNERDKAVQIERFEQDLEILTSSLMVGMTTTGAALNMKLLREIQPRIVVVEEAAQVHEQHIIGCLTKELQHLILIGDHQQLRPAMNNYDLKQSHKTDVSLMERLVMNKFPFHCLTCQHRMRPEISRMLTPAIYPTLKNHSSVLSYQNIKGMKHNLFFMNHQYLENQTKFSTSYTNDFEADMIAQLYKYLILQGYSNADITILSAYNDQVKKIRRNVAEISQGIRVSEERLQQRVQITTVDNFQGEENRIILQSLVRSNKKCILGHLSDSLRICVSLSRAKEGMYLIGNFEMLNNGSDGLWKKMIKKANESGMFGESLLLVCQNHSETITEVSTPQDFEKVPDGGCIEPCATKLQCGHDCDRRCHGDESIHNLPCQRPCLKICDSGHLCPKKCYKECDDCMTKVMKKHRTCEHAVEIPCCRDPSLTSCRFDCARELQCGHPCTLLCDQSCDDCICKVLINIVPTQCHHKTKIECYKKDRYICQKKCTEILPCGHRCKGDCHQCSNGRLHIPCKEMCEKTLVCGHRCRDFCWNPCPPCTENCDRGCIHKINRFDHLCKNVCESCEEMCDWKCYDECENRFACSAKCFEDCRRPPCEKRCKKSLECSPNHRCIGLCGENCPKKCKRCDRNELSNCVESKNIDNSLFIELIKCGHVFEVETMDTHMNLHSKDDSCRDKQVALKKCPRCSTPIKRSGRYKVVINQAYRDLMNVNRKCEEMTNNLFSYEHLSLNAQNKVQRPIHLDVNAGPLAAEQWRNKHVKTVLQTFYKKGNPRKKELLIISDRSFLLEIENSFDVLSKWILHHSDICFTQKELEQLTDELERLLMYADLILLKFKEKSILSQSELDIIESNLSKLRCPDVTTFNRGDIVSAQSVVDEIRRMHGISCQWMLEEDRRMSFKDVVCGKHGNWYKCTKAGHIYLSEVAGTVDDPRCPDCLSSEGDSPSEEEMEVA; encoded by the exons ATGGGGAAAAGGAAGAGAACATGGTCGGATAATTACCAAAGCTGTTCAAAACGATATCGAAAGGAAGAATTTACAAATTTTCGACAATTCATTCATGAAGCTCCAGATGCATTGCGACAAATCAAAGGTACAAAGCGTGTCTGCAGTCATAGGGATTTATTGGCAATATTACAGTCATGCACTCAAGAAACGTCAATAAAAATGGTGGACTGTTCAAGCGAACTAACAAAAGTTGATAGCACGCTTTATGAAAGGAATAATTTAGAGAGTGGCGATATCATATGGATTATCAATATCTTAGCATCTGCAATTAATGACCAACCGGAGCTAGTGTGTTCTATTATTGAAAGAAGTAACTTTTTTGAAAGATCAGATGTTTCAGGGATGGTCTTAAAAAGTGCAGCAACAGACTGCTATAAATTAAAAGGCTGGACAAAAGACTTTATCACTTTATTGGTGTCCGTACCAAGGcaatatacaagtaaaaacatgttctttaaaactatttttagactTCTATCAAAATCAGAATGCATTAATGATTCTTTAGTAATAGAAGAGATAATAAAAACCTTCAGAAATCTGAAAGTCAAAGAGAAGGATATTCAGGATGACAGCCAAACACAATTACCTGCACCTGGATGCATTGAAGACATATTGTGTGATTTGATAACATGGACAATTTTTCCAACAAGAGAAATGGTGGTCAATGACAAATATCCGCCACGATGGCCACGCGACTTGAAAACGTTGCGTATTCCCTATGTAAATTCTGCCCATTATCTAATGGAGCAGTTCAGTATGTTTCTGGAAGATTTCATTGGCCCACTGCGCAAAGGGATCCAGAACTTTATCAAATACGCACAGTCAAAACAACCACAAGGCAGATTCAGGGATAAAGATATTTGGATTTATAAAAGAGTTTGTCTACTTGGTAACAAATGCATCGAAGGTTCGGGCGTTTGTCTAGAAGTGCAGTTTGATACCAGTACCATGAAAAAAATGCGTTGGGGTGCCAATAAACGTTTGCAATACGGAAACGTAGTATGCTTAACAGTGGATGACTCTTCCGAGTTAATATACGCACTAGTTGCTAATCGGGATCTGAAACAACTGACGGAAGGAAGAACCTTTCTGAAAATACTCGAGGAGAATCCAGATATCATACATAAGTTTAGACGGATGCATACATCTCGACTTGTGATGATTGAGGGCAAATCTTTTTTTGAAACGTACAATCACACGttaaaatctttgcaaaatttagCTATGAAAATGTTAGGCGGGAATGAAAACATACCATTTGCCAAATATTTCGTTAACCTCAATTCTGAAGTTTTGGAACCACTTTACATGCAAAGTAAGAACAATGAAGAAATCACATTAGACTTTTCATGTCTAGTGCACACCGAACAGAACTTTTctactttatataaaaaagtaccAATTTTGGAAGTTGAAAAATGGCCAACACGAGAGGAAATGTATCTTAATGAGGATCAATATGAGGCACTCAAGAAATGTTTGACGAAGGAAGTTGGTATCCTTCAAGGCCCCCCAGGCACTGGAAAAACTTGGATGGGAGTACGGATTGTGGAATTTCTTATAAATAACTTTAGAAATATGTTCGACATTGCAGAAAGACGGCCAATTTTATTGCTTAGTCATACAAATCATGCACTTGATCAGTTCTTTGCGAAGTTGTTGGAATTGAAGAGCATTAAACGTATTTTAGCACAAATGGGTTATAGGAAACCGTTTGTGAGAGTCGGACAGCGGTGTGGAAATGAACAAGTAATGGAATATTCAATAAATGCACATAGAAAACAATATAGGCAGAACACTAAATATTGGTCTGGTACGCTGAAGGAAATGCGAAAATCTCTAAAATCTGTGGATTACATAGACACTTTACTGGAATTCTTACAGGAGGGTATAGTGTCTGTTGATTTTCTAAAATCTGAGGAAATTATATTAcagaaacatattttttcctTGACACACAATCCGTCCTTCGTTCCCAAAAACAATGGAATATTAGGTACTTGGTTAGGAATAAATGAGAATGAAGTTCGATACAATCACGGAAACGAAACACAGGCAGTTGATAGAACAGAAATGGAATTAGACAATATGTTTCCGCAGGaaactgaaagaaaattctTGGACGATAATGACAAAAATGAAGTTGCAAAAAGGAACATTTTAAAAGCCATTAGCCCTCTTTTTGTTCTTTCCCGCTTACATTTTCTGCCAAATGAATATCACATGCTCCAAAAAAGTAAACGCTCTGCGTTTGCATATATACGTAATATGCTTAGAAATCAGAATGACTTTATGCCTGATGAAACGGTGAGACGTTTAGAAAATGTTTGGGATTTGAAATACAAAGACCGTTGGAGACTTTACAAGTTTTGGATTCGGAATATTACGTTCAAATTGAAAAATCGTAGGAAGCACATCGTAGAATTATTCAATGAACGTGACAAAGCGGTTCAGATTGAACGTTTCGAACAAGATTTAGAAATCCTCACGTCAAGTTTAATGGTTGGTATGACAACAACTGGTGCTGCATTAAATATGAAACTTCTGAGAGAAATACAGCCACGTATTGTGGTTGTAGAGGAAGCAGCGCAAGTTCACGAACAACACATTATTGGATGTCTGACTAAAGAATTGCAACATCTAATTTTGATAGGCGACCACCAGCAACTCCGTCCAGCTATGAacaattatgatttaaaacaatCCCATAAAACGGATGTTTCATTGATGGAGAGGTTGGTGATGAATAAGTTCCCCTTTCACTGTTTGACTTGTCAACACAGAATGAGACCCGAGATCTCCCGAATGCTGACTCCAGCCATTTACCCAACACTCAAAAACCATTCGTCCGTTCTGTCCTACCAAAATATCAAAGGTATGAAGCATAACTTATTCTTTATGAATCACCAATATTTAGAGAATCAAACGAAGTTTTCTACAAGTTATACAAATGACTTTGAGGCTGATATGATAGCTCAGCTTTACAAATACCTAATATTGCAAGGATATTCTAACGCTGATATTACCATTTTATCTGCATATAATGatcaagttaaaaaaatcaGAAGGAACGTGGCTGAAATTTCACAAGGAATTCGAGTAAGTGAAGAAAGGTTGCAGCAGAGGGTTCAAATCACAACAGTTGACAATTTTCAAGGGGAAGAAAACAGAATTATTTTGCAATCGCTTGTTCGAAGCAATAAGAAGTGCATATTAGGTCATCTTTCCGATTCTTTGAGAATTTGCGTTTCATTGTCAAGAGCGAAAGAGGGAATGTATCTAATTGGAAATTTTGAAATGCTTAATAATGGTAGCGATGGTTTATGGAAGAAAATGATCAAAAAAGCAAACGAAAGTGGAATGTTTGGGGAAAGCTTGTTGCTAGTATGTCAAAATCATTCAGAAACGATCACCGAAGTGTctactcctcaagattttgagAAAGTTCCAGACGGCGGGTGTATTGAGCCATGTGCAACCAAACTGCAGTGTGGGCACGACTGTGACAGACGATGTCACGGCGATGAATCGATTCACAACCTTCCATGTCAAAGGCCATGCTTGAAGATCTGTGATAGTGGACATCTTTGtccaaaaaaatgttacaaagaATGCGATGATTGTATGACAAAAGTGATGAAAAAGCATCGGACTTGTGAACATGCAGTAGAAATACCTTGTTGTAGAGATCCTTCATTAACGTCATGCCGCTTTGATTGTGCCAGAGAACTCCAGTGCGGACATCCTTGTACCTTGCTATGTGACCAAAGTTGTGATGATTGCATTTGCAAagttttgataaacattgttCCCACACAATGTCatcacaaaacaaaaattgaatgtTACAAAAAGGATAGATATATCTGtcagaaaaaatgtacagaaatTCTTCCATGTGGCCATCGCTGCAAAGGAGATTGCCATCAATGCTCAAATGGAAGATTGCACATTCCTTGTAAGGAAATGTGTGAAAAAACACTAGTTTGTGGACATCGTTGCAGAGATTTTTGCTGGAATCCATGCCCTCCATGTACGGAAAACTGCGACAGGGGTtgtattcataaaataaatagatttgATCATTTATGTAAAAACGTGTGCGAGTCATGTGAAGAAATGTGTGACTGGAAGTGTTATGATGAATGCGAAAATAGATTTGCTTGTTCTGCAAAATGTTTCGAGGACTGTAGGAGACCCCCTTGTGAAAAAAGATGCAAAAAGTCGTTGGAATGTAGCCCCAATCATAGGTGTATTGGGTTGTGTGGTGAAAACTGTCCTAAAAAGTGCAAAAGATGTGACAGAAATGAATTAAGCAATTGTGTCGAATCAAAAAACATTGACAATTCTCTATTTATAGAACTCATAAAATGTGGACATGTATTTGAGGTTGAGACAATGGACACTCATATGAATCTGCACTCAAAAGACGATTCCTGTAGAGACAAACAGgttgcattaaaaaaatgccCACGATGTTCGACGCCTATAAAAAGAAGTGGGCGATACAAAGTTGTTATTAATCAAGCATATCGGGATCTAATGAATGTAAATCGAAAATGTGAAGAAATGACAAATAATCTATTTTCTTACgaacatctttctttaaatgCACAAAACAAGGTACAACGTCCCATTCATTTAGACGTTAATGCAGGTCCATTGGCCGCTGAACAATGGCGTAACAAACATGTCAAAACTGTCCTCCAAACTTTTTACAAGAAAGGAAACCCTCGAAAAAAAGAACTTCTTATTATCAGTGACCGTTCCTTTCTTCTGgaaattgaaaattcctttgatgTTCTATCGAAATGGATTTTACATCATTCTGATATATGTTTTACTCAAAAGGAACTCGAACAATTGACTGATGAGTTGGAAAGGCTTTTGATGTATGCTGACTTGATATTActgaaattcaaagaaaaaagtatcTTATCTCAAAGTGAACTTGACATAATAGAGTCTAACTTATCAAAACTCCGATGTCCAGATGTCACTACCTTCAATCGTGGCGATATTGTGTCAGCTCAGTCAGTAGTTGATGAGATAAGAAGAATGCATGGTATTTCGTGTCAGTGGATGCTTGAAGAAGACAGAAGAATGTCATTCAAAGATGTGGTTTGTGGAAAACACGGAAACTGGTACAAATGTACCAAAG CAGGTCATATCTACTTGAGTGAAGTAGCCGGTACAGTTGACGATCCAAGATGCCCTGACTGCCTATCATCTGAAGGCGACTCTCCTTCCGAGGAAGAAATGGAGGTGGCCTAA
- the LOC117684475 gene encoding NFX1-type zinc finger-containing protein 1 isoform X2, with amino-acid sequence MGKRKRTWSDNYQSCSKRYRKEEFTNFRQFIHEAPDALRQIKGTKRVCSHRDLLAILQSCTQETSIKMVDCSSELTKVDSTLYERNNLESGDIIWIINILASAINDQPELVCSIIERSNFFERSDVSGMVLKSAATDCYKLKGWTKDFITLLVSVPRQYTSKNMFFKTIFRLLSKSECINDSLVIEEIIKTFRNLKVKEKDIQDDSQTQLPAPGCIEDILCDLITWTIFPTREMVVNDKYPPRWPRDLKTLRIPYVNSAHYLMEQFSMFLEDFIGPLRKGIQNFIKYAQSKQPQGRFRDKDIWIYKRVCLLGNKCIEGSGVCLEVQFDTSTMKKMRWGANKRLQYGNVVCLTVDDSSELIYALVANRDLKQLTEGRTFLKILEENPDIIHKFRRMHTSRLVMIEGKSFFETYNHTLKSLQNLAMKMLGGNENIPFAKYFVNLNSEVLEPLYMQSKNNEEITLDFSCLVHTEQNFSTLYKKVPILEVEKWPTREEMYLNEDQYEALKKCLTKEVGILQGPPGTGKTWMGVRIVEFLINNFRNMFDIAERRPILLLSHTNHALDQFFAKLLELKSIKRILAQMGYRKPFVRVGQRCGNEQVMEYSINAHRKQYRQNTKYWSGTLKEMRKSLKSVDYIDTLLEFLQEGIVSVDFLKSEEIILQKHIFSLTHNPSFVPKNNGILGTWLGINENEVRYNHGNETQAVDRTEMELDNMFPQETERKFLDDNDKNEVAKRNILKAISPLFVLSRLHFLPNEYHMLQKSKRSAFAYIRNMLRNQNDFMPDETVRRLENVWDLKYKDRWRLYKFWIRNITFKLKNRRKHIVELFNERDKAVQIERFEQDLEILTSSLMVGMTTTGAALNMKLLREIQPRIVVVEEAAQVHEQHIIGCLTKELQHLILIGDHQQLRPAMNNYDLKQSHKTDVSLMERLVMNKFPFHCLTCQHRMRPEISRMLTPAIYPTLKNHSSVLSYQNIKGMKHNLFFMNHQYLENQTKFSTSYTNDFEADMIAQLYKYLILQGYSNADITILSAYNDQVKKIRRNVAEISQGIRVSEERLQQRVQITTVDNFQGEENRIILQSLVRSNKKCILGHLSDSLRICVSLSRAKEGMYLIGNFEMLNNGSDGLWKKMIKKANESGMFGESLLLVCQNHSETITEVSTPQDFEKVPDGGCIEPCATKLQCGHDCDRRCHGDESIHNLPCQRPCLKICDSGHLCPKKCYKECDDCMTKVMKKHRTCEHAVEIPCCRDPSLTSCRFDCARELQCGHPCTLLCDQSCDDCICKVLINIVPTQCHHKTKIECYKKDRYICQKKCTEILPCGHRCKGDCHQCSNGRLHIPCKEMCEKTLVCGHRCRDFCWNPCPPCTENCDRGCIHKINRFDHLCKNVCESCEEMCDWKCYDECENRFACSAKCFEDCRRPPCEKRCKKSLECSPNHRCIGLCGENCPKKCKRCDRNELSNCVESKNIDNSLFIELIKCGHVFEVETMDTHMNLHSKDDSCRDKQVALKKCPRCSTPIKRSGRYKVVINQAYRDLMNVNRKCEEMTNNLFSYEHLSLNAQNKVQRPIHLDVNAGPLAAEQWRNKHVKTVLQTFYKKGNPRKKELLIISDRSFLLEIENSFDVLSKWILHHSDICFTQKELEQLTDELERLLMYADLILLKFKEKSILSQSELDIIESNLSKLRCPDVTTFNRGDIVSAQSVVDEIRRMHGISCQWMLEEDRRMSFKDVVCGKHGNWYKCTKGHIYLSEVAGTVDDPRCPDCLSSEGDSPSEEEMEVA; translated from the exons ATGGGGAAAAGGAAGAGAACATGGTCGGATAATTACCAAAGCTGTTCAAAACGATATCGAAAGGAAGAATTTACAAATTTTCGACAATTCATTCATGAAGCTCCAGATGCATTGCGACAAATCAAAGGTACAAAGCGTGTCTGCAGTCATAGGGATTTATTGGCAATATTACAGTCATGCACTCAAGAAACGTCAATAAAAATGGTGGACTGTTCAAGCGAACTAACAAAAGTTGATAGCACGCTTTATGAAAGGAATAATTTAGAGAGTGGCGATATCATATGGATTATCAATATCTTAGCATCTGCAATTAATGACCAACCGGAGCTAGTGTGTTCTATTATTGAAAGAAGTAACTTTTTTGAAAGATCAGATGTTTCAGGGATGGTCTTAAAAAGTGCAGCAACAGACTGCTATAAATTAAAAGGCTGGACAAAAGACTTTATCACTTTATTGGTGTCCGTACCAAGGcaatatacaagtaaaaacatgttctttaaaactatttttagactTCTATCAAAATCAGAATGCATTAATGATTCTTTAGTAATAGAAGAGATAATAAAAACCTTCAGAAATCTGAAAGTCAAAGAGAAGGATATTCAGGATGACAGCCAAACACAATTACCTGCACCTGGATGCATTGAAGACATATTGTGTGATTTGATAACATGGACAATTTTTCCAACAAGAGAAATGGTGGTCAATGACAAATATCCGCCACGATGGCCACGCGACTTGAAAACGTTGCGTATTCCCTATGTAAATTCTGCCCATTATCTAATGGAGCAGTTCAGTATGTTTCTGGAAGATTTCATTGGCCCACTGCGCAAAGGGATCCAGAACTTTATCAAATACGCACAGTCAAAACAACCACAAGGCAGATTCAGGGATAAAGATATTTGGATTTATAAAAGAGTTTGTCTACTTGGTAACAAATGCATCGAAGGTTCGGGCGTTTGTCTAGAAGTGCAGTTTGATACCAGTACCATGAAAAAAATGCGTTGGGGTGCCAATAAACGTTTGCAATACGGAAACGTAGTATGCTTAACAGTGGATGACTCTTCCGAGTTAATATACGCACTAGTTGCTAATCGGGATCTGAAACAACTGACGGAAGGAAGAACCTTTCTGAAAATACTCGAGGAGAATCCAGATATCATACATAAGTTTAGACGGATGCATACATCTCGACTTGTGATGATTGAGGGCAAATCTTTTTTTGAAACGTACAATCACACGttaaaatctttgcaaaatttagCTATGAAAATGTTAGGCGGGAATGAAAACATACCATTTGCCAAATATTTCGTTAACCTCAATTCTGAAGTTTTGGAACCACTTTACATGCAAAGTAAGAACAATGAAGAAATCACATTAGACTTTTCATGTCTAGTGCACACCGAACAGAACTTTTctactttatataaaaaagtaccAATTTTGGAAGTTGAAAAATGGCCAACACGAGAGGAAATGTATCTTAATGAGGATCAATATGAGGCACTCAAGAAATGTTTGACGAAGGAAGTTGGTATCCTTCAAGGCCCCCCAGGCACTGGAAAAACTTGGATGGGAGTACGGATTGTGGAATTTCTTATAAATAACTTTAGAAATATGTTCGACATTGCAGAAAGACGGCCAATTTTATTGCTTAGTCATACAAATCATGCACTTGATCAGTTCTTTGCGAAGTTGTTGGAATTGAAGAGCATTAAACGTATTTTAGCACAAATGGGTTATAGGAAACCGTTTGTGAGAGTCGGACAGCGGTGTGGAAATGAACAAGTAATGGAATATTCAATAAATGCACATAGAAAACAATATAGGCAGAACACTAAATATTGGTCTGGTACGCTGAAGGAAATGCGAAAATCTCTAAAATCTGTGGATTACATAGACACTTTACTGGAATTCTTACAGGAGGGTATAGTGTCTGTTGATTTTCTAAAATCTGAGGAAATTATATTAcagaaacatattttttcctTGACACACAATCCGTCCTTCGTTCCCAAAAACAATGGAATATTAGGTACTTGGTTAGGAATAAATGAGAATGAAGTTCGATACAATCACGGAAACGAAACACAGGCAGTTGATAGAACAGAAATGGAATTAGACAATATGTTTCCGCAGGaaactgaaagaaaattctTGGACGATAATGACAAAAATGAAGTTGCAAAAAGGAACATTTTAAAAGCCATTAGCCCTCTTTTTGTTCTTTCCCGCTTACATTTTCTGCCAAATGAATATCACATGCTCCAAAAAAGTAAACGCTCTGCGTTTGCATATATACGTAATATGCTTAGAAATCAGAATGACTTTATGCCTGATGAAACGGTGAGACGTTTAGAAAATGTTTGGGATTTGAAATACAAAGACCGTTGGAGACTTTACAAGTTTTGGATTCGGAATATTACGTTCAAATTGAAAAATCGTAGGAAGCACATCGTAGAATTATTCAATGAACGTGACAAAGCGGTTCAGATTGAACGTTTCGAACAAGATTTAGAAATCCTCACGTCAAGTTTAATGGTTGGTATGACAACAACTGGTGCTGCATTAAATATGAAACTTCTGAGAGAAATACAGCCACGTATTGTGGTTGTAGAGGAAGCAGCGCAAGTTCACGAACAACACATTATTGGATGTCTGACTAAAGAATTGCAACATCTAATTTTGATAGGCGACCACCAGCAACTCCGTCCAGCTATGAacaattatgatttaaaacaatCCCATAAAACGGATGTTTCATTGATGGAGAGGTTGGTGATGAATAAGTTCCCCTTTCACTGTTTGACTTGTCAACACAGAATGAGACCCGAGATCTCCCGAATGCTGACTCCAGCCATTTACCCAACACTCAAAAACCATTCGTCCGTTCTGTCCTACCAAAATATCAAAGGTATGAAGCATAACTTATTCTTTATGAATCACCAATATTTAGAGAATCAAACGAAGTTTTCTACAAGTTATACAAATGACTTTGAGGCTGATATGATAGCTCAGCTTTACAAATACCTAATATTGCAAGGATATTCTAACGCTGATATTACCATTTTATCTGCATATAATGatcaagttaaaaaaatcaGAAGGAACGTGGCTGAAATTTCACAAGGAATTCGAGTAAGTGAAGAAAGGTTGCAGCAGAGGGTTCAAATCACAACAGTTGACAATTTTCAAGGGGAAGAAAACAGAATTATTTTGCAATCGCTTGTTCGAAGCAATAAGAAGTGCATATTAGGTCATCTTTCCGATTCTTTGAGAATTTGCGTTTCATTGTCAAGAGCGAAAGAGGGAATGTATCTAATTGGAAATTTTGAAATGCTTAATAATGGTAGCGATGGTTTATGGAAGAAAATGATCAAAAAAGCAAACGAAAGTGGAATGTTTGGGGAAAGCTTGTTGCTAGTATGTCAAAATCATTCAGAAACGATCACCGAAGTGTctactcctcaagattttgagAAAGTTCCAGACGGCGGGTGTATTGAGCCATGTGCAACCAAACTGCAGTGTGGGCACGACTGTGACAGACGATGTCACGGCGATGAATCGATTCACAACCTTCCATGTCAAAGGCCATGCTTGAAGATCTGTGATAGTGGACATCTTTGtccaaaaaaatgttacaaagaATGCGATGATTGTATGACAAAAGTGATGAAAAAGCATCGGACTTGTGAACATGCAGTAGAAATACCTTGTTGTAGAGATCCTTCATTAACGTCATGCCGCTTTGATTGTGCCAGAGAACTCCAGTGCGGACATCCTTGTACCTTGCTATGTGACCAAAGTTGTGATGATTGCATTTGCAAagttttgataaacattgttCCCACACAATGTCatcacaaaacaaaaattgaatgtTACAAAAAGGATAGATATATCTGtcagaaaaaatgtacagaaatTCTTCCATGTGGCCATCGCTGCAAAGGAGATTGCCATCAATGCTCAAATGGAAGATTGCACATTCCTTGTAAGGAAATGTGTGAAAAAACACTAGTTTGTGGACATCGTTGCAGAGATTTTTGCTGGAATCCATGCCCTCCATGTACGGAAAACTGCGACAGGGGTtgtattcataaaataaatagatttgATCATTTATGTAAAAACGTGTGCGAGTCATGTGAAGAAATGTGTGACTGGAAGTGTTATGATGAATGCGAAAATAGATTTGCTTGTTCTGCAAAATGTTTCGAGGACTGTAGGAGACCCCCTTGTGAAAAAAGATGCAAAAAGTCGTTGGAATGTAGCCCCAATCATAGGTGTATTGGGTTGTGTGGTGAAAACTGTCCTAAAAAGTGCAAAAGATGTGACAGAAATGAATTAAGCAATTGTGTCGAATCAAAAAACATTGACAATTCTCTATTTATAGAACTCATAAAATGTGGACATGTATTTGAGGTTGAGACAATGGACACTCATATGAATCTGCACTCAAAAGACGATTCCTGTAGAGACAAACAGgttgcattaaaaaaatgccCACGATGTTCGACGCCTATAAAAAGAAGTGGGCGATACAAAGTTGTTATTAATCAAGCATATCGGGATCTAATGAATGTAAATCGAAAATGTGAAGAAATGACAAATAATCTATTTTCTTACgaacatctttctttaaatgCACAAAACAAGGTACAACGTCCCATTCATTTAGACGTTAATGCAGGTCCATTGGCCGCTGAACAATGGCGTAACAAACATGTCAAAACTGTCCTCCAAACTTTTTACAAGAAAGGAAACCCTCGAAAAAAAGAACTTCTTATTATCAGTGACCGTTCCTTTCTTCTGgaaattgaaaattcctttgatgTTCTATCGAAATGGATTTTACATCATTCTGATATATGTTTTACTCAAAAGGAACTCGAACAATTGACTGATGAGTTGGAAAGGCTTTTGATGTATGCTGACTTGATATTActgaaattcaaagaaaaaagtatcTTATCTCAAAGTGAACTTGACATAATAGAGTCTAACTTATCAAAACTCCGATGTCCAGATGTCACTACCTTCAATCGTGGCGATATTGTGTCAGCTCAGTCAGTAGTTGATGAGATAAGAAGAATGCATGGTATTTCGTGTCAGTGGATGCTTGAAGAAGACAGAAGAATGTCATTCAAAGATGTGGTTTGTGGAAAACACGGAAACTGGTACAAATGTACCAAAG GTCATATCTACTTGAGTGAAGTAGCCGGTACAGTTGACGATCCAAGATGCCCTGACTGCCTATCATCTGAAGGCGACTCTCCTTCCGAGGAAGAAATGGAGGTGGCCTAA